The window TAAAATGCGAACTGTTTATAACAGTTTAAATAAAATGATATTTTTGCTGTTTCGAGATGTAAGTTTTGATTGCGTAGAAAATATATTGGTTTATTCGAATGGAGAATTAGGTCAATTATTTTTAAAATTATTTAATTTATAATCATAAAAGTTATGGGGAAACAGTTGTGGAGATAGCCGTATAATCATACATATTGAATTGTTGACTTTTCAGCAAACTATTTGACGCGTTGGGGAGAGTTCTATAAAGTCGAATTAATGATAGAAAGGGGTAAAAAACTAATGCGCGCAATTGATCCTAAAAAATTAACAGAACGAGATAATTATAAGTTACTAATTGGCTCAATCATCCCACGTCCGATTGCATTTATCACGTCAATGTCAAAGGAAGGTGTTGTCAATGCAGCGCCGTTTAGTTTCTTTAATATTGTTTCATCGAATCCACCGATGATTTCAGTGAGCATACAAAGGAAACAAGGTGAAATGAAAGATACGGCACGTAACATAAAAGAAAATCGCCAATTTGTCGTGCATATTGTTGATACTGATAATGTCGAGAAAGTAAATGGAACCGCAGCGAATTTAGCACCAGATGAAAGTGAAGTTGAAAAGGTTGGGCTGACGTTAATTGATAGTACAACGATTCGAGTGCCAGGTATTAAAGAGGCGAAAATTCGAATGGAATGTGAGCTTGAAACAACTTTAGAACTTGGAGGTGTTGGTGAAAACAAAGGTTGTGATTTAATTATTGGTAAAGTAACCAAATATTATATAGAAGAAAGTATTTACGAAGATGGGCGAATCGATCCAGATGGACTGGCTGCTGTTAGCCGTTTGGCAGGGAATGACTATGCAAAAATCGGCAAGCAATTTACAATAGAGCGCCCACTGTAATTATAGGAGGAAAAATGATGTTACAAATAAAAACAATAGAAATTTTTAATATTGAATTACCATTAATCGAGCCATTTATTGTCAGCTACGGTACATATCCAAATATGCCATCAATTATTGTGAAAATGACGACGCAATGTGGAATAATCGGTTGGGGAGAAGCCGTTCCAGATGAGCATGTAACAGGTGAAACATTAGAGGGGACTTATGCGGTATTAAAGCATACACTAGCACCCGCAATGATTGGTGAAAATCCAATGAATTTTGAGGCGCTTCATGCAAAAATGGATGCGCTTATTTATAGTGCACCGGCAGCAAAAGCAGCCATTGATATTGCATGCTTCGATCTTGTAGGTAAAAAACTAAATGTGCCGGCGTATCAATTAACAGGTGGTCGCTATCATGAAAAATTCCCGATTACGCATGTGTTAAGTATTGGTACACCAGAAAAAATGGCCAATGAAGCAGCAGAGCGTGTGGAAATGGGCTATCAATCATTCAAAATGAAAGTTGGGCGTGATGTGACAAGTGACGTCGCACGAATTCAAGCAGTCCGTGAACGTATTGGCAAGGATATTGCGATTCGTGTCGATGTAAATCAAGGGTGGGTAAACAGTTCTACAACAATGCAAGCAGTCCGTGAATTAGAGCAGCTAAATATTGATTGGCTTGAGCAGCCTGTGCGTGCAGATGATATTGATGGCATGGTAGAAATTAAATCAAAAACATCAATACCAATGATGATTGATGAGGGTTTACGTGGTTTCCGCGACATGCGTGAAATTATCGCAAAACGTGCAGCAGATAAAGTAAATATTAAATTGATGAAATGTGGGGGAATTTACCCTGCTATGAAGCTTGCTCATATGGCCGAAATGGCCGGTATTGAGTGTCAAATCGGCTCCATGGTGGAATCTTCTGTTGGTTCAGCAGCAGGATTTCATGTGGCATTTTCAAATAAAGCATTTACAAGTGTTGAGCTAACAGGACCACTTAAATTTTCAAAAGATATTGGTAATCTACAATATGATGTTCCGTTTATTCAGTTAAATGAAAAACCCGGCTTAGGTATTGAAGTGGATGAAATGATTTTAGCCGAATTAACACGTGAAAAAGATGTGGTGCAGTAAAATGATTGCAACTGGTTTTTTAGGTGAAACACCATATGAAGTGGAAGCGTTAACAGAGGCACATATTCCTCAGTTGATGGTTTTACAGCAAGAAGTTGTGGAGGCATTGCCAGATAAAGCGATTTTACAGCCGCTAGATGAGGATGAGCTAAGTAATATTTTACAAGGAAACGGCTTAATGGTCGGTGTTTTTGTGGAAGGCTCACTAATGGCTTTCCGTGCGTTGCTTAAGCCGCAAATGGATGCGGAACACCTTGGACTGGATGTAGGTTTAACGACGGATGTGCAGTTAAAACA is drawn from Solibacillus sp. R5-41 and contains these coding sequences:
- a CDS encoding flavin reductase family protein, translated to MRAIDPKKLTERDNYKLLIGSIIPRPIAFITSMSKEGVVNAAPFSFFNIVSSNPPMISVSIQRKQGEMKDTARNIKENRQFVVHIVDTDNVEKVNGTAANLAPDESEVEKVGLTLIDSTTIRVPGIKEAKIRMECELETTLELGGVGENKGCDLIIGKVTKYYIEESIYEDGRIDPDGLAAVSRLAGNDYAKIGKQFTIERPL
- a CDS encoding mandelate racemase/muconate lactonizing enzyme family protein — encoded protein: MLQIKTIEIFNIELPLIEPFIVSYGTYPNMPSIIVKMTTQCGIIGWGEAVPDEHVTGETLEGTYAVLKHTLAPAMIGENPMNFEALHAKMDALIYSAPAAKAAIDIACFDLVGKKLNVPAYQLTGGRYHEKFPITHVLSIGTPEKMANEAAERVEMGYQSFKMKVGRDVTSDVARIQAVRERIGKDIAIRVDVNQGWVNSSTTMQAVRELEQLNIDWLEQPVRADDIDGMVEIKSKTSIPMMIDEGLRGFRDMREIIAKRAADKVNIKLMKCGGIYPAMKLAHMAEMAGIECQIGSMVESSVGSAAGFHVAFSNKAFTSVELTGPLKFSKDIGNLQYDVPFIQLNEKPGLGIEVDEMILAELTREKDVVQ